A region of Saccopteryx leptura isolate mSacLep1 chromosome X, mSacLep1_pri_phased_curated, whole genome shotgun sequence DNA encodes the following proteins:
- the LOC136386353 gene encoding LOW QUALITY PROTEIN: doublesex- and mab-3-related transcription factor C1-like (The sequence of the model RefSeq protein was modified relative to this genomic sequence to represent the inferred CDS: substituted 1 base at 1 genomic stop codon) — protein MHEWGFLGKRLHEQEDGCHLISAVSWMEKDPAPSDGVCQGQWKEKEVRPSLNVTDFRHSLSHLTERHRVLPAESALRTEQGDPVKHLTRGLMKSRAAPPNNCSFVKKLAIQGGVPSECFWPGREPGYGWGIFQGALLTGQTPKSLSLSWTPAPLKKQLTSSPSRNSHKPPTLINNTWKEELEAAVVVEEETLNSGPPTLSTLDPLVLQPKVPTASDQGWVSDLLEWQRQLEAAEALLILRESSXAPSGSILEFHQVAWSLKAPAGDRGFHPSSPSLQPRPANSLSLPIGHLGHISLLT, from the exons ATGCATGAGTGGGGCTTCCTGGGAAAGAGGCTACATGAGCAAGAAGACGGGTGCCATCTGATTTCAGCAGTGAGCTGGATGGAGAAGGATCCAGCCCCTTCAGATGGGGTTTGCCAAGGTCAGTGGAA GGAAAAGGAGGTCAGGCCTTCTCTAAATGTGACTGACTTTAGACATTCGCTCTCCCACTTGACGGAGCGCCACAGGGTCTTGCCTGCTGAGAGTGCCTTGAGGACGGAGCAGGGGGACCCCGTTAAGCACCTGACTCGAGGACTGATGAAAAGTAGAGCCGCACCTCCCAACAATTGCAGCTTTGTCAAGAAGTTGGCCATTCAAGGAGGAGTTCCCAGTGAGTGTTTCTGGCCAGGAAGAGAACCTGGGTATGGATGG GGGATCTTCCAAGGAGCTCTGCTGACCGGTCAGACCCCCAAATCTTTGTCTCTGTCCTGGACTCCAGCACCCTTGAAGAAGCAACTGACAAGTTCTCCTTCCAGGAATTCCCACAAGCCGCCTACCCTGATCAACAACAC ATGGAAGGAGGAACTGGAGGCAGCGGTGGTggtggaagaggag ACACTTAACTCTGGTCCTCCAACCCTATCCACCCTTGACCCTCTTGTACTGCAGCCAA AGGTCCCCACAGCTTCTGACCAGGGCTGGGTTTCTGACCTTTTAGAGTGGCAGCGACAGCTGGAAGCCGCCGAGGCTCTGCTGATTCTGAGAGAATCTTCCTAGGCCCCTTCAGGCTCCATCCTTGAGTTTCATCAGGTAGCTTGGTCCTTGAAAG CTCCTGCTGGAGATAGAGGTTTCCACCCTTCTAGCCCCTCTCTCCAACCCAGGCCAGCcaactctctttctctgcctattGGACATCTGGGGCACATCTCCCTCTTGACCTAG